CACCTTTGGTCTTGCTTTGCCGCAGGTTTGCCCATAGAGTTCAGGTATGCCAAAGCACCGGCCAAAGCGGGCGATCAAGACACCGCCCCACGTTTCCCTCAAAGCCCTGCGCCAGATGCGCGGATGGACCCTCGACAAGCTCATCGCTGAGATCGCAGGAGCGACCGGGGCGAACTACCAGCGCGGCACGATCAGCGCGATCGAGTCAGGCCTGCGAGGCGCTTCAGCCAAGGCGATCTCCGATATCGCTGCCGCTTACCGGATTGACCCGGACCTCATCACGACCGATTACCGCCCGCGCGACGCCTTCCAGTCAGGCCGCGGGGCGGCTTAGGGGGCTCCCTCAAAAGCCCTCCCCCGCTCTAGGCGGCGTCGGTTCGCGACCGAGCAGGGCACGCACTGCACCTTGACAACTCAATCGAGAAAGAGTCGCTGAAGCGGCCCGCGATCCATAGACGTGTCTGGCGCGGGAGGGTACGGCGGCTTTGGTACCCCGACCCCGATTAGCAGTCGGTTCGGGAAGGCGTCCGGTGACAGCGGGCGCAACGAGAAGTTTCGGCCACAGCGGTCGTGCGGCGTGCCGCCCTATTTGCTACGGGCGGGTGCGGCGATCCAGGCCATTTGCTCACCATCACGCCGTGTGGCGTGCCGCGTTGATCCGCCCCAATTCTCAGGTTGGGCGAGCGGGTGCAGCGGTGGGTGGTCGGCCCGTTCGAGTCGGGCGTGAGCACGCAGATTCCACATATACCTAGCAAGAAGGAGGCGTCATGGACGACCTCATCACTACTGCCGAGGCTGCGAAGCGTCTCGGCATCACGAAGCAGGCTATGGCTGATTGGCGGCTCACGTGGCCGCGTCAGGGCGAGTCTGCTCAGCCTCATCACAAGAAGCTCGGCCCGCAGTTCTATCGATTGGGCGACGGTAGCCGGGCTCGTGTGCGGTACCGCGTCAGCGACATCGACGCGTGGCTCGCGGAGTGTGCAGCGTGAGCGAGCAGCTGCCTCCGCTGCATCCACCTGTCTTGTCGGTCCGGGGCGACAAGGACGCGGGGGCGTCCCGGACCGACGACTACGACCCGACCGCGCCCGAGCACACGACAACTGAGGCGTGGATCAAGATCGGCGTCGCTCTCTCGGTCGTCGTGGTCGGTTTCGTGGTCCTGCTGTGGGCTGCTGGCCCCGCGAATCTGGGAGGTACACCGTGACTGCTTGTCGTCACTGTCAGCGCCGGAATCGGCGACTGTTGAGCGGGCCCGAAATGACGGACCTGCTGGCCCGGACCCCGGACGGTGTCCAGGTGCAGGTGGAGTACACGGACGGCACCACGATCACCGGCGTGCTTCAAACGCACGGAAACTCCAGGTATGTCGGGGATTGGGCAATGGCGTACATCGTCTATGACGGCAAGGTCCGGCAGTGGGTGCGGCATGTGAGCGTCGAGCGGGCCGGTGATGCGGCGTGAGCGACGACTTGTATGTCGAGCGCGCGTTCTGGCGCCACGCACGCAAGGGCCGCATGTCGCCCGAGCGGCGCGCCTATGTCGAACGGAAGATCGCTGAGGCTCAGGCCGCAATCGACGCCTACGAGCGGTCGGTGTCCGAGCACGCTTCCCCCTCTATTCAGAGGACCTACCAGAAGGAACAGTCATGAGTATCACCGCTGGCGACATCGGCACCGACCCGCGTGAGGTCGAGCTGGAACCGATCGAAGCACCCGAACCCGTCGACGAGCCGGTCGAAGAGCCCGTGGCGGTGCCGGCATGAGCGAGTTCAGCGACCGCGCGTTCGTCGCGGGCGACTTGACCGGAATTCGAGCGTTCGGTGTTGACGAGCGTGGGCGACTGCGCGGCGTGTACATCAGTGAGGCGATCTTCACGCCTGGCGAGAACATCGCCGAGTGCTATCGAGAGTCCCGGTTCGACCGAGAGCTTGCGCAGTTTCGTGCGATGCAGCAGGCATTCGATCGCGCCTTTCTCGGCCACGCGCCTGGTGGAGTTGTCCGGCAGCGCGCAGTGGTGGGAGTCGAGCCGCCAACCGGCGAGCCAGCTGATCATGTCGTGGCCTCGAAGTCATGTGAGTGCGGTTACTACGCGTACTTCGACCTCAACCACAACCGCTACCACGACGACCACGCGGTCCTCGCTCTCATCAAGGGCTGGGGAATCGCCACGGTCGGCAGTCGAGGGTTCCGCGCCAGTAAAGCGCGTCTGCTCGCTCTCGTGCGGCCCGAGCGGCCCGACGAGTTGGGTATCGCTCGGCAGCGGTACGAGCGGTTCAAACTCACCGAGCGCCTGTACGAAGTGCCGGTGTTCGACTCGTTCGACGACGCGATCGATGCGCACCCGCTCACCCCGATGGACGTCCCGACACCGGAGACGGACCGAGACTTTTGGAGCAAGCCATGAGTATCAAGCGAATCAACGCCGGACGCGGCCACTACTACAAGATCGACGGCAAGAAAGCCGATGGAGTCACCACCATCTTGAACAACGGCGTGCCGAAGCCGGCTCTGATCAACTGGGCCGCGAACACGACCGCCGGGTACGCGGTCGACCACTGGACCGAGCTCGAAGAACTCACCCCGAGTCAGCGCCTCGACAAGCTGAAGAAGGCCCGCTGGAACGAACTAGACAAGGCCGGCAAGCGCGGCACCGAGGTTCACGACCTCGCCGAGCGTCTGGCTCACGGCGAAGAAGTGGACGTGCCGGACGAGATCGCCGGACACATCGAATCGGCCGCGCGGTTCCTCGATGAGTGGAAGCCGAAGACCATCCTCACCGAGACGGTTGTCGGGCACCGCACCGAACTGATCTGCGGCACGTTCGACTACCTCATGGAACTGCCGGACGGCAAGCGGTGGCTGGTCGACTGGAAGACCACGCGCTCGGGGATCTTCGGCGAGACTGCGTTGCAGCTGGCGGCGTACAAGAACATGACGCACTACCTCGACTCGGAGGGCACCGAGAAGCCGGTGAGCGAGTTAGAGATCTTCGGGTGCATGGCCGTGTGGATCCGCGCTGACGGGTACGACGTGTACCGCGTGCAGGATCCCGACGAGTGCTGGAAGGTTTTCCGGCACATCACCTACGTGAGCCGCAAACTCGACGGCTTCAAGGACCGCCACGTGTCTGAGGCGCTGGAAGTGGGGATGGCGTCGTGACCGAACTTGACACCTTCACTCCGGGTGAGGCCTACCAGGCCGAGTCCACGTCCGCTCTGGTCGAGTGGGCGAATGGTGCGCGGGCGGCGAACGGGATCGCGCAGTCACTCGCGCAGACACCCTTCGTCCCGCAGTCGATGCAGGGCAAGCCAGCGCTTGTGACGGCCGCGATCCTCGCCGGGTTTGAGCTGGGGTTGCAGCCGATCTCGGCACTCCGGTCGATCGACGTGATCCAAGGGACGCCAGCGATGCGGGCTCACGCGATTCGCGGACTCGTGCAGTCCCGAGGTCACGAGGTCTGGGTCGAGGAAGCGACCACGACTCGAGCGAAAGTGTCGGGGCGCCGCAAGGGATCTGACCGAGTGCAGACCTCGACGTGGACACTCGACCGAGCCAAGGGGCTCAACTTGACCGGGAAGGACAACTGGCGCAAGCAGCCGCAGGCGATGCTGGTTGCTCGCGCCACGTCCGAACTGTGCCGCATGATCGCCTCGGACGTGCTGCTCGGACTCCCCTACTCTGCCGAGGAAATTCAGGACGGCGCCGACGACGAGTCGGTGGCCGAGAAGCCGAAGCGGACGATCAAGCGCAAGCCGGCCGAGCGACCGGAGCCGGTCGAACCTGAGCTGGATGAGCCGCCGCTTCCCGAGCCGGAGGATCCGCCAGCAGTTGAGAACGACGCTGGCTGATGAGTGACGCTATTGCTCGGATGCGCGAGTCCGCGACCCGCGTACAGAACCTGACATACGGCGGCACTATCAAGCGATCCGGTGAAGTGATCGAGTCCTACGAGCAGTTGGCCCGCGCTGCTGCTCACGCCGAAGCGGAGTACCGGCGCGTGAAAGCGATCGCTGCTCTCCAAGCAATGACAGAGGGTAAGGCGTCGGCAGCGAAGGCCGAGCACGTCGCCAACGCCGACGACGGCGTGGCTGATGCCTGCCAGCGGTACAAGGTCACCGCCGCCGTCCTCGATGCGCGGAACAAGGCACTCATGGCTGAGAAGACGGCTCACGCGGGCTGGGTCGAAGAGATCAAGCGGGACACGGTGGCTGACCGGATCGAGGCGAAGTACGCGCCCTAAGTTCTCGCGTTCATAACTACATAGGGGGAAGCGATGAAGCGTGGTGGACCGATCCCGCGCCGCACACCGCTCGTGTCGGTGACGCCGCTACGGAAGCAGTCGAAGTCCCGCACGTCGCGGGAGAAGCGACGGGACGAGACGAAAGCGCGTCTACTGGTACGGATGCGCTGCTTCAACAACAACGGCGGTCTATGCGAGATCTGCGGGCAGCGCGAAGCCGCTGACCCCGCTCACCGACTCGCGACCGGTCGCAACGGCGGTTGGCATTCGTCCAACCTCATCGCAGCGTGCCGTCCCTGCCATGACCAGCAGCGAGACGGCAAAGGTGGCGAGCAGTTAGCAACGATGCTCGGCCAAGTGCTCCCGAGCCGAGTCAACGGCGAACAGCCCGTCCCCGCGTGCGTCCCGGTGCAGCTCGTCTACGGACGCGTGTACCTCGACGACGCCGGCGGATTCACGGAGGCAATCACATGACAACCTGCGCCCACCTGCAATGCCACCGACCCGCTCGCGCAGTCGGACTCTGCAAAGGCCACTACCGCCGCATGGAACGAGGGGCTTCGATCGCCCCGACCTTGCGGTCCTACTCGCGGCAGACAACCACCTGCGCGAAACATGGCTGCCGCTCACGAGTGCACGCAAAGAACCTCTGCGACACGCACTACAAGCAGTTGATGCGCACAGTGCGCGTCGGAGTGAGGACGGCGGTTGACACGACGCCTTCAGCACCTGTCGTGTCGATCTTGCGTCAGTGCCACGTGCCAGGCTGCACCGGCGAGCGGATCGCCGCAGTTCCTCTGTGCTACGGGCATTCCAGGGCGCTGCGGAGGTCGGCATGAGACCGGTCGCTCACCCGCACGAGTTCGTGTCGCCGGATGACACGTACTGCGCCTTCGAGCATCCTGACGGCCGCGCATGCAACCGCCCGAAGGGTAACCGCGTGCACGCCATCGCGTCGGCTGAGCCGGGAGCGAGCGGGATCAGCGACGTCGAGCTGATCGATACGGCGATCCGCGCCTGCCTCGTCTCGGGGATGCGGGAGTTCTCGGCCAACGACATGCAGCACGCGCTCTCCCGAGTCTCGAACCGGCGCCTGCCGGGGCAGCGGTTCCAGGAGTGGTGCAAACGCCGCCTGATCGTCAAGGCAGGCCGCACGACGCCGAGCACGAATCCCGCCGCGCGCGGGCACGAAGTCCAGATATATAAGCCAGGCCCGAACTGGAAGGGAGCATCCAGGTGACACGCGCCTACGGCAGCATCTCGTCGTTGATCTGGCGAGACGGCGACTTCACGTCGCTACCGATCGAAGCTCAATGGCTGTACTTCGCGTTGGTGACCCAGCCAGACATCTCGTCTGCTGGAGTCCTGACGCTGGCAGAGCGTCGCTGGGCGGGCTACACGTCCAACCCGCAGCAGCACCCGGACGACATCATGACCGCACTTGAAGTGCTGGCGGACAAGCGGTTCGTCGGCGTCGACGTGTCGACCTCCGAAGTGCTGGTCCGGTCATTCATCCGCCATGACGGCGGCTACCAGAACACCAAGCGGCATAAGGCAATCGCGGCAGCGATCCGCTCGGTGGCATCGCCTATGTTGCTGGCGATTATCCAGCGAGAGATAGCGAATCTCGACATGGAAAACAAGGTGAGGGATACGCTATGCCCCACTTGGAGGGATGCCGTATCCCGAGACGGCGAACAAGCCGAGGGATACCCCAAGGTTATGGTTACGGTTACGGATCAGGTTACGGACCCGGTACCTAACTACGAATCTGGTGGTTCTGAATCCTCATCATCTAACGAAAGCAACGCGCGAGGCTTGCGCGCGGTCGGCGGCACCCGCTCAACGAAAGCGGGCGACGAATGATGATGAATCCCAACCAGATCAAGCATCTTGCCGATCTCGTCTCGTCGCTGCGTCCCGAGTGGGACGCGCAGGGCGTCCGAGCCGCGCTGCTGCGACTGCCGGACTGCGACCCGGTCGACGGCGTAATCGCGGCGGTCCGAGCGGCGGGTGATCCGATGAACCGGACGCCGGGCGTGATCCCGATGCAGGGTCCGCATTGGCAGCAGATCACCCGTAAGCCGGTGTTGGCTCCCCTGGCTGAGCGTGCTGCTGCGCAGCGGGCCGAGCTGGAGGCGGCGCGGCGTGAGCGGGTCGAGGCGCGCGAGTCGCGTGAGCGTGCTCGGCGCGAGTGCCGCGATTGCAACGACAAGGGGCGTCTGCCGGCCGGTGGGCGTTGTGGGCATCCGAAGGAGGCGCGGGTATGAAGTACGACCTGACCACACCCTGCAAACGCTGCCCGTTCCGCTCGGACATCGACCCCTATCTGCGGCCGGCACGAGCGAGCGAGATCGCTGAGGCGCTTCGGCAGGGCAGCACGTTCACATGTCAC
The nucleotide sequence above comes from Epidermidibacterium keratini. Encoded proteins:
- a CDS encoding helix-turn-helix transcriptional regulator gives rise to the protein MDDLITTAEAAKRLGITKQAMADWRLTWPRQGESAQPHHKKLGPQFYRLGDGSRARVRYRVSDIDAWLAECAA
- a CDS encoding PD-(D/E)XK nuclease family protein, with amino-acid sequence MSIKRINAGRGHYYKIDGKKADGVTTILNNGVPKPALINWAANTTAGYAVDHWTELEELTPSQRLDKLKKARWNELDKAGKRGTEVHDLAERLAHGEEVDVPDEIAGHIESAARFLDEWKPKTILTETVVGHRTELICGTFDYLMELPDGKRWLVDWKTTRSGIFGETALQLAAYKNMTHYLDSEGTEKPVSELEIFGCMAVWIRADGYDVYRVQDPDECWKVFRHITYVSRKLDGFKDRHVSEALEVGMAS
- a CDS encoding helix-turn-helix domain-containing protein translates to MPKHRPKRAIKTPPHVSLKALRQMRGWTLDKLIAEIAGATGANYQRGTISAIESGLRGASAKAISDIAAAYRIDPDLITTDYRPRDAFQSGRGAA